The Puntigrus tetrazona isolate hp1 chromosome 3, ASM1883169v1, whole genome shotgun sequence genome contains a region encoding:
- the LOC122329295 gene encoding 40S ribosomal protein S15a, translating into MVRMNVLADALKSINNAEKRGKRQVLIRPCSKVIVRFLTVMMKHGYIGEFEIIDDHRAGKIVVNLTGRLNKCGVISPRFDVQLKDLEKWQNNLLPSRQFGFIVLTTSAGIMDHEEARRKHTGGKILGFFF; encoded by the exons ATGGTGCGCATGAACGTTCTCGCTGATGCGCTGAAAAGCATCAACAATGCTGAGAAACGTGGGAAACGCCAGGTTCTCATCAGGCCCTGCTCCAAAGTCATAGTGCGCTTTCTTACTGTGATGATGAAGCACG GTTACATTGGCGAATTTGAGATCATCGATGATCACAGAGCCGGGAAAATTGTCGTCAATCTAACAGGAAGGCTGAACAAG TGTGGTGTCATCAGCCCACGGTTCGATGTCCAGTTGAAGGATCTGGAGAAGTGGCAGAACAACCTTCTCCCATCCAGACAGTTTGG ATTCATTGTTTTGACGACCTCAGCTGGCATCATGGACCACGAGGAGGCCAGACGAAAACACACAGGAGGAAAAATCCTTGGGttctttttctaa